In Zalophus californianus isolate mZalCal1 chromosome 4, mZalCal1.pri.v2, whole genome shotgun sequence, the following proteins share a genomic window:
- the HAO2 gene encoding hydroxyacid oxidase 2 isoform X2, with the protein MSPATSSGKPGFQQLPLDTTLPRDWKTLASGPEMPLVCLTDFQAYAQEHLSKSTWDFIEGGADECFTHDDNMAAFKKIRLRPRYLRDVQEVDTRTAVQGEEITAPIGIAPTGFHCLVWPDGEMSTARAAQAAGICYITSTYASCPFEDIAATAPRGLKWFQLYMQPDRQLNKQLVQRAESLGFKALVITVDAPKIGNRRRDFRNQLNLKMNLLLKDLRSPKERYSMPYFQMSPIDSSFCWNDLSWLQSISRLPIILKGILTKEDAELAVKHNVHGIIVSNHGGRQLDDVPASSLQPYLDSTAACIPNPCLR; encoded by the exons GTCCAGAAATGCCCTTGGTGTGTTTGACAGACTTTCAGGCTTATGCCCAGGAGCATCTTTCTAAGTCAACTTGGGATTTTATTGAAGGAGGAGCTGATGAATGCTTCACCCATGATGACAACATGGCAGCATTTAAAAA AATCCGCCTCCGCCCCCGGTACCTGAGAGATGTGCAAGAGGTGGACACCCGGACCGCAGTCCAAGGGGAGGAGATCACGGCCCCCATTGGCATTGCGCCCACAGGTTTCCACTGCCTCGTCTGGCCAGACGGAGAAATGAGCACAGCCAGAG CCGCCCAAGCAGCCGGGATCTGCTACATCACCAGCACCTATGCTAGCTGTCCCTTTGAAGACATTGCTGCCACAGCCCCCAGGGGCCTCAAGTGGTTCCAGCTCTATATGCAGCCAGACCGGCAGCTCAACAAGCAGCTGGTCCAGAGGGCTGAATCCCTGGGTTTCAAAGCTCTGGTCATCACTGTGGATGCACCCAAAATCGGCAACAGGCGACGTGACTTTCGAAACCAGCTGAACTTAAAGATGAACTTGTTGCTGAAAGACCTTCGCTCACCTAAAGAG AGATATTCAATGCCTTATTTCCAGATGTCCCCCATCGACTCATCCTTCTGCTGGAATGATCTCTCCTGGCTTCAGAGCATATCGCGATTGCCCATCATCCTTAAAGGGATCTTGACAAAAGAGGATGCAGAGTTAGCTGTGAAACACAATGTCCATGGCATCATTGTTTCCAACCATGGTGGGAGGCAGCTTGATGACGTTCCCGCTTCT AGTCTGCAACCCTACCTCGACAGCACTGCTGCTTGCATTCCCAACCCGTGTCTCAGATAA